In Vicia villosa cultivar HV-30 ecotype Madison, WI linkage group LG7, Vvil1.0, whole genome shotgun sequence, the DNA window aaatatttgacattttttgaaaaaatgattttgtgtaGAATGATTAAGAGTCATTATTgttacaaaaattttaattttcaaaatagtataacaatctaaaagatatttggaaaatttattaaGCCCTCCAAATCCCTttaaaaccctccttcaatataatttttgagttcccccattttatggggtttttggtgttatgaataaaatcaaatcctccaaaaccctcacACCCAAaatccttttcttcttttcacccaattcttcctattttacAACGCCTTCCCTTCCCTTCCCTTCCCTTCCCTTCCCTTCCCTTCCCTTCCCTTCCCAACTCTCAAAAATAGCCTTAAGGTTATCAAGTACATTGCCTTCATAGTTGCTTGTAAGCAACTTTATAAATTGTTGATCAATTTGTGTCATCAAGTTTCTAATTAATGCTTCATTATCCTTgcagtagttttttttttttttatatttctaaaattatCAAGTGTTACATGTATGAACTAGCTCAAGAAATCCTCTATTTGAAATATATATAGGATCCAATAACTTATCAAATTCTAATAaatcaaaagaaagaagaaaataattaaataattcaaatgaaagaagaaaaaactCTAACGATTGATACTAACTAATTCAAGGACCACGCCaattaaatcaaaagaaaattgaaaatataACTAATCCCCTAATTAAAATGTTTCACAATTTATCATCCAGAAATCTACTCTCAGACAACAAACAACCAGAACAGAAAGTTAAGGAACCTACTGATTTTCACAAAAATATTACAAACAATGGCCACATAATACCAAAtagattgaaaataaataaattaaactgtGGTCCAATGTGCAGCCAATCTTTTCATCTAATTACAGAAATAGTTAGAAGGTAGAATGATTGAACTCAACCTGTGCTCTTGGCGATTCTCGTTCCATCAATAACAAGCCTTGTGAAATTTTTAACAGCTTAGGTGCATCTAATTCCTCATAACAATAATTAAAAGTAAGAGTCTCTAACACAGGAGAATTTACAAGTATGAACTGTGCCAAACTCATTGCTTGCTGAGGGCAACCTGCGACGTAGATATCCACTATCTGAAGTCTAAGCCAGCAGCAACATTCTTGTAACTCTTCAGAATGGTCTGACACTTGTGAGGTATCATCTTTGTTGCAAGGCTGGAGTATAAAATTAAAAAGTCAAAATACAACAATAATTTAAGAGTCAATATACAACAATCAGAAACAAGCTTAAGTAGCTTAGGTTTTCATATTCACCTGGTATAAAGCAAATTCAATCAACCTAGGAGAACTTTCGAGAATACTAACAACATACAAAAGTTCTCCTTTATCATTCAAATTCATGTCACCCAATTTCAGATACTCTAAAGAGTTGAATGACCTTGCTAGCAGTGTGGGAGGAATAATATCTGCATATGGATACTATGCATACAAACAAAAAATCTATGAGATTATCTGTACAACACTTTGAATTAGCATTAACACAGTTTTGATTATAAATATTGGATTGGACCATCAATCAAAATTCAACATTACTTCTCATATAAATGTATCCAATAAAATAGTATACAGTCTTAAAAATATCTACCCATAAGGCCAAACTAGATAGATATGGCAATAAgaacaataaaatataaaaagcaTATATTTGAACAAGACCATATGTCAACTAAATGTCATGCTCTTCTCAATTTCAGATCGAATTTACCAACTGAACAATAATGAAAATAATACAATCAGTGATGTTTTCTAACCTTCTCCTCCTTGTTATAGAAACTTCTTTCAACAGAAAACCTCTTGATTTTTGGCAAGCTTTTGATCAAACCATATACCCTGATACCATTAACATCAAGTGTAAAATCGACCAAATTCTTTGATTTCTCGAGAGAAATTGACTTCATATCATCTCCTAATACTATCTTTAAGACTTTGAGAGTAGGAGAAGAAATATCAAGATGCTCAAAACCATGACATGATTCAATTATGAGCTTTTCAAGAAAGGGACAACCAGACGCAAGAGTCTCAAGTGCACCGGGCTCGAAAACTAGCATATCTAAGTGAAGTTCAAGCAATTTTTTAAAGCCGCAGAAATCAGGTGGAATTAACATGTTAAATCCGCCAAATCTTAAGTAAGTCAATTCCTTACAAGAGAAGATAATATATGGGATTTCATCAGGAACTGAGTTGACGTTCACAAAGTTAAGATATTTAATGCCCTTCCTTGACAAAATCGGAATCCACGTATTGAGGTATTCCACTTCGATATCAAAAAAGGGGGAGTCAAATGGTATGAAAAGAGTAAACTTGTGTATTGGCCCACTGTGACCCATAAGAATATTCGTGACGGTTTTAGAAATTACAGGGTTAGCATCATCAAGATGCCTAAAACTTCTAAAAAAATCTATGTCAAAACAAAGTTGTGGGGCTGAAGTCCACATATACCTCCACTTTTTAGATAAAATACTAGTCCTAATTTGGTCTTTGATTTCCAAGTTTGCTAGGATGGCATCGATGACATTACTTGGTAAGTCGCTGATTTGATCATTTTGATTGGCCTTTTTGTTGAGCATAGTCATCACAGAACTACATATTCAAGAACAAGTGTAAATATCATGTATGAGTAAAATTGTAAAAGTAATTCAATTTCAGTTCTGGAAGGtacattttcaaatttcaattttcttcattttttttttttgcattcaaCAATATTATGTGTTAATCTAAGCCTGTAATCTAAGCATGAATAGTGAAGTGCCCTAACAAATAATCACAGTTATGAAAACCTAAGGAATGGATGTGAAAGCATTAATCTAAGCATGAATAGTGAAGTGCCCTAACAAATAATCACAGTTATGAAAACCTAAAGAATGGAAGATGATAGTAATAGGTAAAGGAAAGAGTAACGATTTTGAATAATTCTTACAGTGAGAGTGAGACGATTTAATCTATTTTGTTACAAGAAAAATTGAATGAAGAACAATAATTAATAGTGAAAATGAAATTTT includes these proteins:
- the LOC131617880 gene encoding F-box/FBD/LRR-repeat protein At1g13570-like gives rise to the protein MTMLNKKANQNDQISDLPSNVIDAILANLEIKDQIRTSILSKKWRYMWTSAPQLCFDIDFFRSFRHLDDANPVISKTVTNILMGHSGPIHKFTLFIPFDSPFFDIEVEYLNTWIPILSRKGIKYLNFVNVNSVPDEIPYIIFSCKELTYLRFGGFNMLIPPDFCGFKKLLELHLDMLVFEPGALETLASGCPFLEKLIIESCHGFEHLDISSPTLKVLKIVLGDDMKSISLEKSKNLVDFTLDVNGIRVYGLIKSLPKIKRFSVERSFYNKEEKYPYADIIPPTLLARSFNSLEYLKLGDMNLNDKGELLYVVSILESSPRLIEFALYQPCNKDDTSQVSDHSEELQECCCWLRLQIVDIYVAGCPQQAMSLAQFILVNSPVLETLTFNYCYEELDAPKLLKISQGLLLMERESPRAQVEFNHSTF